One genomic region from Mycobacterium basiliense encodes:
- a CDS encoding alpha/beta fold hydrolase, with the protein MAEFESVWSDLQGVAFEQGYLKTAGEAGIRTRYLRAGDPDKPVLMLLHGSGGHAEAYVRNLAAHAEYFWTWSIDMLGHGYTDKPGHPLEIPHYVEHLMAVLETIGARRVSISGESLGGWVAARAAVDHPEVVERLVLNTAGGSQADPKVMRRIIALSMAAAQDPTWDTVQARIKWLMADESKNYDDLVACRQRIYRQPGFVAAMRDIMALQDPQIRARNLLGPHEYGAITAPTLVLWTSHDPTAGVPEGRRIAAMIPGARFELMSGCGHWPQYEDAKTFNRLHLDFLLGR; encoded by the coding sequence GTGGCGGAGTTCGAAAGCGTGTGGAGCGATCTGCAGGGCGTCGCGTTCGAGCAGGGCTACCTCAAGACCGCAGGCGAGGCCGGAATCCGAACTCGCTACCTGCGGGCCGGCGATCCGGACAAACCGGTGCTGATGCTGTTGCACGGCTCCGGTGGTCACGCCGAGGCCTACGTTCGCAATCTAGCCGCGCACGCCGAATACTTCTGGACCTGGTCGATCGACATGCTGGGCCACGGTTACACGGATAAGCCCGGGCATCCACTCGAGATCCCGCACTACGTCGAGCATCTGATGGCTGTGCTGGAAACGATTGGCGCCCGGCGCGTATCCATCAGCGGTGAGTCGCTGGGCGGCTGGGTGGCCGCGCGGGCCGCGGTCGATCATCCCGAGGTGGTCGAACGGCTCGTGCTGAACACAGCGGGCGGTTCACAGGCCGACCCGAAAGTGATGCGGCGGATCATCGCGTTGTCCATGGCAGCCGCCCAGGACCCGACCTGGGACACCGTGCAGGCGCGTATCAAGTGGCTTATGGCTGACGAGTCGAAGAACTACGACGATCTGGTCGCCTGTCGGCAACGCATCTATCGCCAACCGGGCTTTGTGGCGGCGATGCGCGACATTATGGCGTTGCAGGATCCACAGATTCGGGCCCGAAACCTGCTGGGGCCGCACGAATACGGAGCCATAACCGCGCCCACGCTGGTACTGTGGACCAGTCACGACCCGACGGCCGGCGTGCCGGAGGGGCGCCGGATTGCCGCGATGATTCCAGGAGCCCGTTTCGAGCTGATGTCGGGTTGTGGCCACTGGCCGCAATACGAGGACGCCAAGACCTTCAACCGCCTACACCTCGACTTCCTTTTGGGGCGCTGA
- a CDS encoding FAD-dependent oxidoreductase, protein MCWHQEFDVVVLGSGAAGLTSALTAAVAGASVAVFEKAPTIGGTTAVSGGIAWVPAHQRCPDRELTVADALRYLRAQSFGSMDDALVETFVRTGPTMLDFVEKHSGLRFEIAAGFPDYQPELPGGQPAGGRSLSAVPFDLGQVGDWAHRITRFPEDWSNVGFDAETRARLHSDIDTADPRSGNLCVAGAALIAGLLRGLLDTEVAIHTNAPAQDLIVEGGEVTGVRIGPPPESFNVRARRGVILGTGGFEWDPVLVQAFLRGPMHGAVSPPNNTGDGLRMAMAHGAELANMAEAWWVPIVRIPNDTIDGKQRSRSVRLERTRPRSIIVNQAGRRFVNEACDYNSMAGAFHYLDPRGGYINDRGWIVVDSMHLQRYGFLGIEPGQPVPDWYCESRDLAELSIKTGIDAGGLARTIEQWNHNVATGADPDFGRGSSAYDGYWGDDRATTLAGKTLGPIDTPPYYAVPVVIGAMGTKGGPRTDRDARVLHVSGDPIAGLFAAGNAMAGATGRAYGGAGGTIGPAMVFGYRAGYAAATGKSVDLQ, encoded by the coding sequence ATGTGTTGGCATCAAGAATTCGACGTCGTCGTGCTCGGCAGCGGCGCCGCCGGGCTCACCAGCGCTCTGACGGCTGCTGTCGCCGGCGCTTCGGTGGCGGTGTTCGAAAAGGCGCCCACGATCGGTGGCACAACGGCCGTCTCGGGCGGGATCGCCTGGGTTCCCGCCCACCAGCGGTGCCCCGACCGAGAGCTAACGGTGGCCGATGCGTTGCGATACCTGCGCGCACAGTCTTTCGGTTCGATGGATGACGCGCTGGTGGAAACGTTCGTGCGCACCGGCCCGACCATGCTCGACTTCGTCGAGAAGCACAGCGGCCTGCGTTTCGAGATCGCCGCCGGCTTTCCCGATTACCAGCCCGAGCTGCCCGGGGGACAGCCGGCCGGCGGTCGCTCGCTCAGCGCGGTTCCGTTCGACCTTGGCCAGGTGGGCGACTGGGCCCACCGGATCACCCGCTTTCCCGAAGATTGGTCCAACGTCGGATTCGACGCCGAGACCAGGGCACGGCTGCATTCCGACATCGACACCGCAGATCCCCGGTCGGGCAACCTGTGCGTGGCCGGCGCCGCACTGATCGCTGGGCTGTTGCGGGGTCTACTCGATACCGAGGTAGCGATCCATACGAACGCACCGGCCCAGGACCTGATCGTCGAGGGCGGCGAAGTCACCGGGGTGCGAATCGGCCCGCCCCCGGAAAGCTTCAACGTGCGCGCCCGGCGCGGGGTGATCCTGGGAACCGGTGGATTCGAATGGGATCCGGTTCTGGTGCAAGCGTTCCTGCGCGGCCCGATGCATGGGGCGGTCTCGCCTCCAAACAACACCGGCGATGGACTGCGCATGGCGATGGCTCACGGCGCCGAGCTGGCCAACATGGCCGAGGCGTGGTGGGTGCCGATCGTACGGATCCCAAACGACACCATCGATGGCAAGCAACGCAGTCGCAGCGTGCGGCTGGAGCGCACCCGGCCGCGCAGCATCATCGTCAACCAAGCCGGGCGGCGATTTGTCAACGAGGCATGCGACTACAACTCGATGGCCGGCGCCTTCCATTACCTTGACCCCAGGGGCGGGTACATCAACGATCGCGGGTGGATCGTCGTCGACTCAATGCACCTTCAGCGCTACGGTTTCCTGGGCATCGAACCCGGCCAGCCGGTGCCGGACTGGTATTGCGAATCGCGGGATCTGGCCGAACTGTCCATCAAAACCGGAATCGATGCCGGTGGGTTGGCCCGCACGATCGAGCAATGGAACCACAATGTCGCGACCGGTGCCGATCCGGATTTCGGACGAGGTTCCAGCGCTTACGACGGTTATTGGGGTGACGACCGGGCCACCACCCTTGCCGGAAAAACGCTCGGCCCCATCGACACCCCGCCCTACTACGCGGTGCCCGTTGTCATCGGTGCGATGGGCACCAAGGGCGGACCACGCACCGACCGGGATGCACGTGTTCTGCATGTCAGTGGCGATCCCATCGCGGGGTTGTTCGCCGCGGGCAATGCGATGGCGGGTGCGACCGGCCGCGCATATGGCGGCGCAGGCGGAACTATTGGCCCGGCAATGGTTTTCGGCTATCGCGCGGGCTACGCCGCGGCCACCGGCAAGTCAGTCGACCTGCAGTAG
- a CDS encoding coniferyl-alcohol dehydrogenase has product MGRIDDLWRYDGRRAVVTGCASGIGAQVMAQLSALGARVVGLDQRPPAARISDFRHIDLADRASIERAAAAIGGPVDALFNVAGVSSGIGDPLRVVTINFLGLRHLTEALIPMMLPGSSIVSVSSLAAASYREHQQEVAPLLRTATMHEGIDWCRCHPQVLGTGYRLSKEAVILYTMRCTAGLGARGIRINCTGPGVTETPILDQLRTSYGPQYLDGIAKPLGRVCDPGEQAAVLLFLNSAAASYISGQVLWVDGGNVGVTIAGELEEGPANG; this is encoded by the coding sequence TTGGGCCGAATCGACGACCTGTGGCGCTATGACGGCCGCCGTGCGGTGGTGACCGGATGCGCCTCGGGGATAGGTGCGCAGGTTATGGCGCAGCTGTCCGCGCTCGGGGCGCGCGTGGTCGGACTGGACCAGCGGCCACCCGCGGCTCGAATTTCCGACTTTCGGCACATCGACCTCGCCGATCGGGCATCGATTGAGCGAGCCGCCGCGGCAATCGGCGGTCCCGTTGATGCGTTGTTCAACGTCGCCGGTGTTTCTTCCGGAATTGGAGATCCGCTGCGGGTGGTCACGATCAACTTTCTGGGATTGCGACATCTCACCGAAGCGCTCATCCCGATGATGCTGCCAGGATCGTCGATTGTCAGCGTGTCGTCGCTGGCCGCTGCCAGTTACCGGGAACATCAGCAAGAGGTCGCGCCGCTACTGCGGACTGCGACGATGCATGAGGGCATCGACTGGTGTCGATGCCACCCGCAGGTGCTGGGGACGGGCTATCGACTGTCCAAGGAAGCCGTCATTCTCTACACCATGCGTTGTACGGCCGGCCTCGGCGCCCGGGGCATTCGGATCAACTGCACCGGGCCCGGGGTAACCGAGACGCCGATCCTCGACCAGCTCAGAACCTCCTACGGCCCGCAATACCTGGACGGCATTGCGAAGCCGCTCGGTCGGGTCTGCGATCCTGGCGAACAGGCGGCAGTGCTGTTGTTCTTGAATAGCGCAGCGGCCAGCTATATTTCGGGGCAGGTACTGTGGGTAGACGGCGGAAATGTGGGTGTGACGATCGCTGGTGAACTCGAGGAAGGACCAGCCAATGGCTGA
- a CDS encoding bifunctional 3-(3-hydroxy-phenyl)propionate/3-hydroxycinnamic acid hydroxylase, with protein MAGSGRHTQFDVLVVGAGPVGLTLANILGLQGVRTLVVEERATLIDYPRGVGLDDEALRTFQAIGLVDRVLPHTVPNQILRFFDAKRRMLAEIAPPDACFGWPKRNGFVQPLVDAELLCGLGRFEHVEVWWHRTVTSCAQTEDAVVVDCGGDGGRSTVRTSYVVGCDGGRSITRRMMGVSFDGTTSPTRWLVVDIANDPLGHPNSEVGADPARPYASISIAHGIRRFEFMIHADESDEQAEDPAFLNRMLARVVPHPDRVDVIRRRVYTHHSRIAGSFRSGRLLLAGDAAHLMPVWQGQGYNSGIRDAANLGWKLAAVVAGQAGAALLDTYDMERRKHARAMIDLSTMVGRVISPTDRRLATARDLVVRAASVVPSLKRYVLEMRFKPMPRYQRGAVVHTRPGERGSPVGTLFIQPRVDVRAQQNVLLDDVLGAWFAVLCWNNNPREILGAEAFATWKTLGARFIAIRPQVQLHWTGQDDPDVVIVGDRSGELKAWFDGHTESVLFLRPDRCIAGACIAQLAAEMTTSLVDALTLTPRGGDFQSATGSVLYVPQPAAESTGAATGPA; from the coding sequence ATGGCTGGATCTGGGCGACACACGCAGTTCGATGTGCTGGTGGTTGGTGCTGGTCCGGTTGGCCTGACTCTCGCGAATATCCTTGGTCTGCAAGGTGTCCGAACGCTCGTTGTTGAGGAGCGGGCGACGTTGATCGATTATCCGCGCGGTGTCGGGCTGGACGACGAGGCGCTGCGTACCTTTCAGGCGATCGGCTTGGTGGATCGAGTTCTACCGCACACCGTGCCCAATCAGATTCTCCGGTTCTTCGACGCCAAGCGCCGCATGCTCGCCGAAATAGCGCCGCCTGATGCATGTTTCGGTTGGCCCAAGCGCAACGGCTTCGTTCAGCCGCTGGTCGATGCCGAACTGCTGTGTGGCTTAGGCAGATTCGAGCATGTCGAAGTGTGGTGGCACCGTACGGTGACCTCATGCGCGCAAACCGAGGACGCGGTAGTCGTCGACTGTGGCGGTGACGGCGGCAGGTCGACTGTGCGTACCAGCTACGTCGTCGGTTGTGATGGAGGCCGCAGCATCACCCGCCGGATGATGGGCGTGTCCTTTGACGGCACCACCTCGCCCACCCGCTGGCTGGTCGTCGACATCGCCAATGATCCGCTCGGGCATCCCAACAGCGAAGTCGGTGCCGATCCGGCACGTCCGTACGCATCGATATCCATCGCCCACGGGATCCGCCGGTTCGAGTTCATGATCCATGCCGACGAGTCCGATGAACAGGCCGAGGATCCGGCGTTCTTGAACCGAATGCTGGCACGAGTGGTGCCGCACCCGGACCGGGTCGATGTGATCCGGCGCCGCGTCTACACCCACCACTCGCGAATCGCTGGCTCCTTCCGCAGCGGCCGCCTGCTACTGGCCGGGGACGCTGCCCATCTCATGCCGGTGTGGCAAGGACAGGGATACAACAGCGGTATCCGGGATGCCGCCAATTTGGGCTGGAAGCTGGCGGCGGTGGTCGCGGGGCAGGCGGGTGCTGCCTTGCTGGATACCTACGACATGGAACGGCGCAAACACGCTCGAGCGATGATCGACCTGTCCACCATGGTGGGACGGGTGATCTCGCCGACCGATCGCAGGCTCGCGACCGCGCGGGATCTGGTCGTACGCGCCGCATCGGTGGTGCCTTCCCTCAAGCGTTATGTGCTCGAGATGCGGTTCAAGCCGATGCCGCGTTACCAGCGCGGCGCCGTGGTACATACCCGACCCGGCGAGCGCGGTTCCCCGGTTGGCACGCTGTTCATCCAACCGCGGGTCGATGTCCGCGCCCAGCAGAACGTCCTATTGGACGACGTGTTGGGTGCCTGGTTCGCCGTGCTGTGCTGGAACAACAACCCGCGCGAGATTCTCGGTGCCGAGGCGTTTGCTACCTGGAAGACTTTGGGCGCCCGATTTATCGCGATCCGACCGCAGGTGCAGCTGCACTGGACCGGCCAGGACGACCCTGACGTGGTGATCGTTGGGGATCGCAGCGGTGAACTCAAGGCGTGGTTCGACGGGCACACCGAATCGGTGCTATTCCTGCGCCCCGATCGGTGTATTGCGGGCGCGTGTATCGCTCAACTCGCTGCAGAAATGACCACATCGCTGGTCGACGCGCTCACGCTGACTCCGAGAGGCGGTGATTTCCAAAGTGCCACTGGCTCTGTGCTGTATGTCCCACAGCCCGCTGCTGAATCTACCGGGGCCGCCACGGGACCTGCTTGA
- a CDS encoding cyclase family protein, translating to MADMAEFRRVARDLSNWGRWGDGDELGTLNFITAEKVRRAASLVRHGKVFALGVDFGSSGPQGAFGFRHNPIHLMTVDGGDAETLARYGPEWNQNPTAKQMGEYLVDNPFRFNDDMIIMPLQAATQWDALSHVYYDDQLYNGFPAGSVTSLGAFHCGIDKVDIKGITSRGVLLDLVRHRGAEVFLEHGNPITPEELDDVVRSQRVSIEPGDIVLIRTGWWARFLMTGNKTESYSGLGWRCAQWLHDHEIAAVAADNLQVEDPVSGVEGLFLPFHLLCLRDMGLMLGEYWDLTALAADCAADGVYEFQLVAPPLRFTGAVGSPVNPIAIK from the coding sequence ATGGCTGACATGGCCGAATTCCGGCGAGTTGCACGCGATCTCAGTAATTGGGGACGATGGGGTGACGGCGACGAGCTCGGCACCCTGAACTTCATTACCGCCGAGAAGGTGCGGCGGGCGGCAAGTCTCGTCCGGCACGGCAAGGTGTTCGCACTCGGTGTTGATTTCGGGTCTTCGGGACCGCAGGGTGCGTTCGGATTCCGGCACAATCCCATACATCTCATGACCGTCGACGGCGGGGACGCCGAGACGTTGGCCCGGTACGGACCCGAGTGGAACCAAAACCCGACCGCTAAGCAGATGGGCGAGTACCTGGTCGACAACCCGTTCCGCTTCAACGACGACATGATCATCATGCCGCTGCAGGCGGCCACCCAGTGGGATGCGCTATCCCACGTGTACTACGACGACCAGCTCTACAACGGTTTTCCGGCGGGCTCGGTCACCAGCCTGGGCGCCTTTCACTGTGGCATCGACAAGGTTGACATCAAGGGGATTACCTCGAGAGGCGTGCTGCTGGATCTGGTGCGTCATCGCGGCGCTGAGGTTTTCCTCGAACACGGAAATCCGATCACCCCGGAGGAACTCGATGACGTGGTGCGCTCGCAGCGTGTCTCCATCGAGCCTGGGGATATCGTCCTCATTCGGACCGGCTGGTGGGCACGGTTTCTCATGACGGGTAACAAGACAGAGTCATACTCCGGCCTGGGCTGGCGGTGCGCCCAGTGGCTGCATGATCACGAGATTGCCGCTGTCGCGGCTGACAACCTCCAGGTCGAAGACCCGGTATCCGGAGTGGAAGGGCTGTTCTTGCCGTTCCACCTGCTGTGCCTGCGCGATATGGGCCTGATGCTCGGTGAGTACTGGGACCTCACCGCGCTGGCCGCCGACTGCGCCGCCGACGGTGTCTACGAATTCCAACTTGTCGCCCCGCCGCTGAGATTTACTGGCGCAGTGGGCTCTCCGGTCAATCCCATCGCAATCAAGTAG
- a CDS encoding IclR family transcriptional regulator — protein MTGSGTGSQTLARGLTALQLVAASTTGLTLQEVADQVGVHRTIAYRLLSTLTQFRLVSKGEDGRYRPAARLAVLGASFDHNVRQLSLPTLRALANDLGTTVSLLMAEGDEQVAIAVIVPTQVAYQLAFHEGSRYPLDRGAAGIALLASMPPRPGERDLVAVTRERGWVTTFGEIEPNTYGFAVPVRRSAPFPPTCINLISHREDVVMRSQSAVIRAAEQLAALLS, from the coding sequence GTGACGGGTTCCGGGACCGGATCGCAAACCCTGGCCAGGGGTCTGACCGCCCTGCAGTTGGTAGCGGCGTCGACCACGGGTTTGACCCTGCAAGAGGTTGCCGATCAGGTCGGTGTCCACCGCACCATCGCCTACCGCCTGCTATCGACATTGACCCAGTTCCGACTGGTCTCCAAGGGCGAGGACGGGCGCTACCGACCCGCAGCCCGCCTAGCCGTGCTCGGCGCATCCTTCGACCACAACGTGCGCCAGTTGAGTTTGCCCACGCTACGTGCGTTGGCCAACGACTTGGGCACAACCGTCTCCTTGCTGATGGCCGAGGGAGACGAGCAGGTGGCAATCGCGGTGATCGTGCCAACCCAGGTCGCCTACCAGCTCGCTTTCCATGAGGGCAGTAGATATCCCTTGGACCGCGGCGCCGCTGGAATCGCGTTGCTGGCGAGCATGCCGCCGAGGCCAGGCGAACGAGACTTGGTCGCCGTGACCCGGGAGCGCGGCTGGGTGACGACCTTCGGAGAGATCGAACCCAACACGTATGGGTTTGCGGTGCCCGTCCGGCGTTCGGCGCCGTTCCCACCCACCTGCATCAACCTCATCTCGCACCGGGAAGACGTCGTGATGCGCAGCCAGAGCGCTGTCATCCGGGCCGCCGAGCAGCTCGCCGCGCTGCTGAGCTGA
- a CDS encoding LLM class flavin-dependent oxidoreductase, which translates to MKISLFYEFALPRPWAPDDERILLQDCLDEVEAADKAGFATVWLTEHHFLEEYCHSTAPEIFLAAASQRTKNIRLGFGIMHLPPAVNHPARVAERIATLDLLSNGRVEFGTGESSSVGELGGFNIDPADKRAQWEEALEVAVRCMIEEPFAGFHGQHIQMPARNVIPKPMQRPHPPVWVACTRPATVQMAAQKCIGALSFAYTGPGPLTARVNGYYKELEENGTPVTPQINPNILAIGGDLSMMVARTDEAALQRLAQGGGFFSFGIMHYYMTGVHTPGRTGVWERYLDEIAKDPTLAYGPGRGAIGSPATVREFLRGYEDSGVDEIILLLNPRSHEGTMESIEIMGKEVLPEFIERDERALADKATRLAPVIDKIEARRMRSTAPDFDEGYSFGGLPTGRGGQFTASEIPEAMAEINEGRVQAAQRAKDQHR; encoded by the coding sequence ATGAAAATCTCGTTGTTTTACGAATTCGCTCTACCGCGGCCCTGGGCGCCCGACGACGAGCGCATCCTGCTGCAGGATTGTCTCGATGAGGTTGAAGCCGCGGACAAGGCCGGGTTCGCCACCGTCTGGCTCACCGAGCACCATTTTTTGGAGGAATATTGTCATTCCACCGCGCCGGAAATCTTCTTGGCGGCGGCCAGCCAGCGCACCAAGAACATCCGGCTCGGGTTCGGCATCATGCATCTCCCACCCGCAGTCAACCACCCCGCCCGGGTCGCCGAACGGATTGCCACCCTCGATCTGTTGTCCAACGGGCGAGTGGAGTTCGGCACGGGGGAATCCTCGTCGGTCGGTGAACTCGGCGGGTTCAACATCGACCCGGCCGATAAGCGGGCGCAATGGGAGGAGGCGCTCGAAGTGGCGGTTCGCTGCATGATCGAGGAGCCCTTCGCCGGATTCCATGGCCAGCACATCCAAATGCCGGCCCGCAATGTCATTCCCAAGCCCATGCAGAGGCCTCATCCGCCGGTGTGGGTCGCCTGCACTCGCCCGGCCACCGTGCAGATGGCGGCTCAAAAATGCATCGGTGCCCTCAGTTTCGCCTACACCGGTCCCGGTCCGCTCACCGCGCGGGTCAACGGGTATTACAAGGAACTGGAAGAGAACGGCACCCCGGTGACGCCGCAGATCAACCCGAACATTCTGGCCATCGGCGGCGACTTGTCGATGATGGTCGCGCGCACCGACGAAGCCGCGCTGCAGCGACTGGCCCAGGGCGGCGGGTTCTTCTCGTTCGGGATAATGCACTACTACATGACCGGCGTGCACACCCCCGGGAGAACCGGTGTCTGGGAGCGCTATCTCGATGAGATCGCGAAGGACCCGACACTGGCATACGGGCCCGGACGCGGCGCGATCGGTTCTCCGGCAACCGTGCGCGAGTTCCTGCGTGGCTATGAGGACAGCGGGGTCGACGAAATCATTCTGCTGCTCAACCCCCGTAGTCACGAGGGCACCATGGAGTCCATCGAAATCATGGGCAAGGAGGTGCTGCCGGAGTTTATTGAGCGCGACGAAAGGGCGTTGGCGGACAAGGCCACCAGGTTGGCACCCGTCATCGACAAGATCGAAGCGCGCCGGATGCGATCGACCGCACCCGATTTCGACGAAGGCTACTCGTTCGGTGGCCTGCCCACCGGACGTGGCGGTCAGTTCACCGCCAGCGAGATTCCCGAGGCTATGGCCGAGATCAATGAGGGCCGGGTACAGGCGGCGCAGCGGGCCAAGGACCAGCATCGGTGA
- a CDS encoding FAD-binding protein, giving the protein MTAEPLGISVEPGEFDQVVDVLVVGSGGGGMTAALSADAAGLQTLVVEKSRYFGGSTALSGGGIWVPGAPAQRREGYSPPSEGVVEYLRQITGGLVDEARIRQYVHSAPQMLEFLEALSPWLQFVWKPGYADYYPELPGGSELGSTINVPAIDLRALGPDEQNLLKPLALAPKGIWLGPKELRSFYLIRQSWSGKGVLLKLTSRMIRARVLGERMAAIGQSLAARLRLAMREREIPLWLGSPMTELLTGASGSVVGALVQRGVALQRIGARRGVILASGGFDHDLVRRKEHQPVVDQDWSFGNPAAMGDGIRAGEKVGAATELLDEAWWFPAIQWPDGRMQFMLNERMMPAQFIVNGAGKRFINEAAPYMDFGHAMIEGQKSGVTHIPCWLITDHRSFNRYVVGGHLPIPKIPWAPVPTGRKPPPAWLESGVVMAASNWDELATKIGVPTAQLRATATRFNELARKGHDDDFNRGDSVYDNYYGDPTLPNPNLSPLGGPPFYAFRIVLGDLGTSGGLRTDEYARVLRPDHTVVGGLYAVGNTSAPVMGRSYAGAGATIGPAMTFGFVAAKHAAAQQGTFRPTRTRNTHGR; this is encoded by the coding sequence ATGACTGCCGAGCCATTGGGCATCTCGGTGGAGCCCGGCGAGTTCGATCAGGTTGTGGACGTGCTGGTGGTTGGGTCCGGTGGCGGTGGCATGACGGCCGCGTTGAGCGCTGATGCCGCCGGCTTGCAAACCTTGGTCGTGGAAAAGTCGCGCTACTTTGGTGGTTCCACCGCGCTATCGGGGGGCGGCATCTGGGTGCCGGGGGCTCCTGCGCAGCGCCGGGAGGGCTATAGCCCTCCTTCGGAGGGGGTGGTTGAGTACTTGCGGCAGATCACCGGCGGGCTGGTCGATGAGGCCCGGATTCGTCAGTATGTCCACTCCGCCCCCCAAATGCTGGAGTTTTTGGAAGCGCTGTCGCCGTGGCTGCAGTTCGTGTGGAAGCCTGGCTATGCCGACTACTACCCGGAATTGCCCGGAGGGTCCGAACTCGGCAGTACCATCAACGTGCCAGCCATCGACCTGCGTGCACTCGGTCCTGACGAGCAAAATCTGCTCAAGCCACTGGCCTTGGCTCCCAAAGGGATATGGCTGGGTCCCAAGGAACTACGCTCGTTTTATCTGATCAGACAGTCGTGGAGTGGCAAAGGCGTCCTCCTGAAGCTGACTTCGCGGATGATCAGGGCGAGGGTTCTTGGCGAGCGAATGGCGGCAATCGGGCAGTCGCTGGCAGCTCGGCTGCGGCTGGCAATGCGGGAGCGCGAGATTCCGCTCTGGCTGGGCTCGCCAATGACCGAACTGCTCACCGGCGCAAGCGGATCGGTAGTCGGTGCGCTGGTACAAAGAGGTGTCGCCCTGCAGCGGATCGGCGCACGCCGCGGGGTGATCCTGGCAAGCGGGGGTTTCGATCACGATCTGGTCCGACGCAAAGAACATCAGCCCGTCGTCGACCAGGATTGGAGTTTCGGAAACCCGGCGGCCATGGGCGACGGCATCCGAGCCGGCGAAAAAGTCGGTGCCGCAACCGAGCTGTTGGACGAGGCCTGGTGGTTCCCGGCCATCCAATGGCCGGACGGTCGAATGCAATTCATGCTCAACGAACGCATGATGCCGGCGCAGTTCATCGTCAACGGTGCCGGCAAGCGGTTCATCAACGAGGCGGCGCCCTACATGGATTTCGGTCACGCGATGATCGAGGGCCAGAAGTCCGGTGTCACACACATCCCATGCTGGCTGATCACCGATCATCGCTCGTTCAATCGCTATGTCGTCGGCGGGCATTTGCCGATACCGAAGATTCCTTGGGCGCCGGTTCCCACCGGCCGCAAACCGCCCCCGGCGTGGTTGGAATCGGGTGTCGTCATGGCCGCATCGAACTGGGATGAGCTCGCCACCAAGATCGGCGTTCCAACAGCCCAACTGCGGGCTACCGCCACCCGTTTCAACGAACTCGCCCGCAAGGGGCACGACGATGATTTCAACCGAGGCGACAGCGTCTACGACAACTACTACGGCGATCCGACCCTGCCCAATCCAAATCTTTCTCCGCTCGGCGGCCCGCCCTTCTATGCCTTTCGCATTGTGCTGGGCGACTTGGGCACTTCAGGGGGTCTACGCACCGATGAATACGCACGGGTATTGCGGCCCGACCACACCGTGGTGGGCGGCCTGTACGCGGTGGGCAACACTTCGGCTCCGGTGATGGGCCGTAGCTATGCCGGCGCCGGTGCAACCATCGGGCCGGCGATGACTTTCGGCTTCGTCGCGGCGAAACACGCTGCTGCACAACAGGGCACATTCCGGCCGACCCGGACCAGAAATACTCATGGGAGGTAA
- a CDS encoding 3-carboxyethylcatechol 2,3-dioxygenase, which yields MSHSPLLNLPGPPRDLLDDVNAAIAEARRFVRDYDPELVVIFTPDHYNGFFYKVMPPFCIGMRANGVGDYGTYSGPLDVPHGTAEECAKAVLGAGVDIAVSESMDVDHGTVQPLEKLFGSATAHPVIPIFINAIAAPLGPLSRCRALGTAVGGFLAALDKRVLVIGSGGLSHSPPVPTLAGANPAIRARIVHGQPLTAEERQARQTAVIDAAKSFAAGRAELQPLNAAWDHRLLEVIDGGHLPDLDRWSNSFVTHEGGSSAHEIRTWIAAFAALATVGPYRTDVRYYRQAADLIAGFAIRTAVPVT from the coding sequence ATGTCCCACAGCCCGCTGCTGAATCTACCGGGGCCGCCACGGGACCTGCTTGACGATGTCAATGCCGCGATCGCCGAAGCAAGAAGATTCGTCCGGGATTACGATCCCGAACTCGTCGTGATCTTCACGCCGGATCACTACAACGGGTTCTTCTACAAGGTGATGCCTCCGTTTTGTATCGGGATGCGTGCCAACGGAGTCGGAGATTATGGGACCTACAGCGGTCCGCTTGATGTGCCGCACGGCACGGCGGAGGAGTGCGCCAAAGCCGTGCTTGGCGCGGGCGTCGACATTGCGGTCTCGGAGAGCATGGACGTCGACCACGGAACTGTGCAGCCGCTGGAAAAGCTCTTCGGGAGCGCGACCGCACACCCGGTAATACCGATCTTCATCAACGCGATCGCCGCCCCGCTCGGACCGCTGAGCCGGTGCCGGGCGTTGGGCACCGCGGTGGGCGGCTTTCTTGCCGCTCTGGATAAGAGAGTGCTGGTGATCGGATCCGGTGGGCTCTCGCACAGCCCGCCGGTACCAACGTTGGCCGGTGCGAACCCGGCCATCCGGGCGCGGATCGTGCACGGTCAGCCGTTGACCGCCGAGGAACGTCAGGCTCGACAGACGGCGGTGATAGACGCGGCCAAGAGCTTCGCGGCCGGACGTGCCGAGCTGCAACCGCTGAACGCGGCCTGGGATCACCGCCTGCTGGAGGTAATTGACGGCGGCCACCTGCCCGATCTCGATCGTTGGTCGAACTCGTTCGTCACTCACGAAGGTGGCAGCTCCGCACATGAAATCCGCACGTGGATCGCGGCGTTCGCGGCGCTGGCAACGGTGGGTCCCTACCGGACCGACGTGCGCTACTACCGGCAGGCCGCCGATCTCATCGCCGGGTTCGCCATCAGAACGGCGGTTCCCGTCACATGA